The region TGGCGCTCTACCTGGCCAAGGCGCACGGGCGCAACCGGGCGTATGGCTTGCGCGGTTTTCAGCAGGTAGAAAGAACGACCCTGGAAGCGGTGGAGCAAGACCTGGAACGCGCGTGGCGCGACGGCTTTGTCGATTTTAGCGTGGTGCTGGGGGGAACGGACGGGATGGAAAAGACGGTGACGCAAGCAAACCAGGCCAGCGATGGCGTCGCCGCAGCTGCCATCACCTGACGGCAACTGCGGGAACCGGGCCGGCGCTGGCCGGCCCTGGCGAGATTACTTGTGCGCGGCGTCCTGCATCTTTTCGCCGGCTTTTTCCACTTTCTTGCCGACGGCATCGGCCGCTTCGCTCATTTTCCTGTCGGCGTCAGCGGCAACCTGGTCCATCTTGGCGCCCGTATCGGCAGCGGCCTGGCTCACGGCAGCATCGGCTTTGGTAGCGGCGGCCTTGATGTCGGCTTCAGCTTTGGCAGCGGCCGCATCGATCTTCTGGCCAGCTTGTTCAGCAGGACCGGCAGCGACATCATCCTTCTTCTGGCAGGCAGCCAGTGCCACAACCATCATCCCGGCGGCGCACACGGTCATCCAATTTTTGCTTACTTTCATGATATTCCCTTTCATTGTTATCAAAAGACACAGATCAGTTTGCAATATACACCGGCCTAAAATTTTCTAGCGTTCGCTAACGCACATAAAAACACGCTTTTGTGGCGTAGTTGTAAGCAATGGTATCTTGATATTTTTCACGGCGCCTTTCCCCCGCCACACGGGCATGACAGGGACACTGCTTTGCGCTACTGGCCCTGGACCGGGGCCGCATCCAGCAACGAATGTTCGAGCAATTGCGACAGCGCCGTACGCAGCGTCTGCGTGCGCGCCGCCAGTTCCGGCCGCTTGTAGCGCTCGGCGGCGATCAGGCTGTTTTCCAGGCAGACCCGGTCGCTCCTGGCCAGGCAGACGTCGGCCAGGTCGAGCTGGGCGCTCGCCTGCGCCACCTTCACCCTGGCGTCGAGTTCCAGGGTGTCGGGATCGTCGCCCCAGCGTTTTACATAGACGGCCAGGCGCGTGGCGGCAACGTCCGGCTTGCCTGCGTCCAGCGCCTGGTTGACGCTGCCCTGCAGCGCCAGCCACGCCTGCGCCCGCTGCTGTTGCTTGTCGCAGGTCGCCGCGGACTTGGTGATGCTCGCCTGCAAGCGCTTGATCTGCGCGGCGGGTGCCTTGGCGCTTTTCAGCACGGCCAGCGCGCTGCGCGCCCCGTCCAGGTCGCACTGCGCCGCCAGCGCAGTGGCGGCCTCGACCTGTTCCCCCACGCTGGCCGGCTTGTCGGCCGGTTTGTTGAAGAACCAGATACCGGTCAGCACCACTGCCGCCGCGATCCACGTGCGCAAGCGTACGGGCGGGCGCGGCGGCGGCACCGAACCCCTGGTGGCAGGCTTGGCCGGCGGCGCCTTGGCTGGCGCGGCCGGCGCTGGCGGTGGCGGTGGCGATGGAGGGACAGGCTGGGGAGCAGGGGCGGCAGCTGGCTGCGGTATGGGCGGAGCGACGGGCACCGGCGGCGGCATGCGCGGCACGGGGGGCGGCGCTATGGTTTTCTCCAGAACAGGCGCTTGCGCCACCTGGCGCGCGCCGCAAAACGGGCAATGCACCACGCGCAGCGGCAAGGTCCGGCCGCAAGCGGCTCTGATACAAACTTCGTTTACTTTTTCAGACACATTCCAACCTTTGCTGCTCATGCAACAAGGCAGGGCATACGATCATGTCGAATGCCCCATCCGTTGTGCGAGCTCTGCTTATCTCTGCTGGCGGAGATAGCGCAGACTTAACGCTCCGCCTTCACCAGCCCTAGTGCTCGTTCCTTTTCCAATATTACCTCACGATCCCGGTTCAGCAGCTTCGCACGTGCCAACCATTTG is a window of Janthinobacterium rivuli DNA encoding:
- a CDS encoding apolipophorin, whose protein sequence is MQTDLCLLITMKGNIMKVSKNWMTVCAAGMMVVALAACQKKDDVAAGPAEQAGQKIDAAAAKAEADIKAAATKADAAVSQAAADTGAKMDQVAADADRKMSEAADAVGKKVEKAGEKMQDAAHK